A portion of the Chryseobacterium tructae genome contains these proteins:
- a CDS encoding exodeoxyribonuclease III has protein sequence MRLITYNVNGIRAAFTKDFLGWLKIADPDVICIQESKAGNDQIDIESLEKLGYHSYWHSAVRKGYSGVGIASKIKPNHIEYGCGIESYDNEGRIIRADFDGFSVISVYVPSASNIERLDFKMQFCHDFLEYIRNLKKEIPNLIISGDFNICHEAIDIHNPVGLKNVSGFLPMEREWMTSFINECELIDSFRFFNNEPDNYTWWSYRQNSRERNKGWRLDYNFTSYSLKDKLTRAVILKEAVHSDHCPALLELDI, from the coding sequence ATGAGATTAATTACCTATAACGTTAATGGAATAAGAGCCGCATTTACCAAAGATTTTCTGGGCTGGCTTAAGATTGCTGATCCGGATGTGATCTGTATTCAGGAGAGTAAAGCCGGAAACGATCAGATAGACATCGAGAGTCTTGAAAAATTAGGATACCACAGTTATTGGCATTCGGCCGTAAGAAAAGGCTATAGTGGGGTCGGAATTGCGTCCAAAATAAAACCCAATCATATAGAGTATGGTTGCGGTATTGAAAGTTATGATAATGAAGGAAGAATTATCCGTGCTGATTTTGATGGATTTTCTGTTATTTCAGTCTATGTACCTTCTGCTTCAAATATTGAAAGGCTTGATTTCAAAATGCAGTTTTGTCATGATTTCCTTGAATATATCAGGAATTTAAAGAAAGAGATTCCTAACCTGATTATATCCGGTGATTTCAATATTTGCCACGAAGCTATCGATATTCATAATCCTGTTGGCTTAAAGAATGTTTCAGGGTTTCTTCCTATGGAGAGAGAATGGATGACCAGTTTCATTAATGAATGTGAACTCATTGACAGTTTCAGGTTCTTCAACAATGAACCCGATAATTATACATGGTGGAGTTACAGACAAAATTCAAGGGAGAGAAATAAAGGATGGAGATTAGATTACAACTTCACCTCTTATAGCTTAAAGGATAAGCTTACCCGAGCTGTTATTTTAAAAGAGGCAGTTCATTCAGATCACTGTCCTGCCCTATTGGAATTAGACATATAA
- a CDS encoding YciI family protein produces MFIISLTYKVAIENIEHHIPEHNSFLQKYYDSGFFITSGRKEPRTGGIIICRASSKNEIEKIIKEDPFHIYQIADYDIIEFIPSKYNENFKTFIENL; encoded by the coding sequence ATGTTCATTATTTCGCTTACGTATAAAGTAGCTATTGAAAATATAGAGCACCATATTCCGGAGCATAATTCCTTTCTTCAAAAATATTATGATTCTGGATTTTTTATTACTTCGGGAAGAAAAGAACCGAGAACCGGAGGAATTATCATCTGTAGAGCATCATCTAAAAATGAAATCGAAAAAATAATTAAAGAAGATCCTTTTCATATTTATCAGATAGCAGATTATGACATCATTGAATTTATCCCATCAAAATACAACGAGAATTTTAAAACATTTATAGAAAACTTATGA